CACGAGTTGGGCGAGCCCATGTGCGGCAACCTACTCAACCCTGACGGCCACCAGCACTGGCACCGGCCCGCCGTAGGGCACCCGGTACGGGCTTAAAAGTCGTTCCAAGTGGTGATAGTTACTACTTGGCCGGGGCCCTCTACCAAAAATTTGCACTGCTGAAAGTTGGGGGCGGAGAAGCGGGGCTTCACGTTGTTGGAAAACGCGAACGGCTCGGTGGGAATACCCAGGAAGTTTTTGTCGAGCTTGTCGTTGTTGTTGAGGTCCTGGCTCAGGGCCACGGCCCACTCGCCGGGCGTCAGCTCCACCGAAATTGAGAGTTCCTTCCGGCCCTCGGGCTTCACGAACATCCGGAGGGCCATCTGGCCATCCTTGAGAAATTTTTCGGGCGAGTTATAAAAATTGAGCTTCACCAAGGCCTGGGTCGAGGCCAGCTCCGACACCACAATCGTGACGGTTTGGGTAGCCGGAGCGGGCCGCGGGGGCGGCCCGGCACTGAGTACGGAGCTACCCAGAAGCAGCGCGGCTAGGGATAAAACGTTCATGGAGCGGTGGAAAAGCAGAGGTCGAACTACCACCGCAAACTTACGAAGCGGCCAGAATCGTTCCGGCCGCGGGGTAGATGGCGGGGCCGGCCGGGCCGTTTACCTTCGCGCCGCCCACCCTACCCCTCGCTCCCCATGCAAGCCTACTTCCGTCAGTTTCAGCGCCTGGCCGAGGCGGGTGCCTACCACGAGCTGGCCGGGCAGCCCCTTCCGAAACCCGAGTTCTTCAACTGGACCACCGAGATTCTGGAGGGCCTGCACCTGGCCGAGCGCCCCCACCAGCCCGCCCTGGTATTGGCCGATGATGCGGGCAGCCAGGTCATTACCTACGCCGAGCTGGCGGTCCGCGCCAACCAACTGCTTCACTACTGGCGCGGGGCCGGCGTGCAGCCAGGCCAGGCCGTGCTGCTGATGGTGCCCGTGTGCGCCGAGTTATGGCACACCTACGTGGCCGGCATCAAGGGCGGGCAGCTGCTAATTCCGGCGGCCAGTATTCTCACGGTCAGCGACCTAGAATACCGCTTCGGCCGCCTGCTACCCGCCGTGGTCATCGCCGACGCCGAAAACGCCGCCAAAATTGACGCCGCCGAGCAGGCGCTGGGTCAGCGCATCGGCCTCAAGATGCTGGTAGGCGGGCCCGCCGCGCAGCGGCCGGGCTGGGTAGGGTTTGAAGTGTTGGATGGCTTGCCCGAACAGGCCGCAGCTGCCCCGACCCGCGCCGACGACCCGCTGTTCTTGTTCTTCACCTCGGGCACTACCGGCCTGCCCAAAGTGGTGACGCACACGCACTTTTCCTACCCCGTGGGCCACCTCAGCACCGCCGCCTGGATTGGGCTGCGACCCGCTGACCGGCACTGCAACATCGCGCAAGCGGGCTGGGCCAAGTTTGCCTGGAGCAGCTTTTTTGCGCCCTTGAGCGTGGGGGCCACGCTGGTGGCTTACCAGGGCGGCGGGCGCTTTGCGGGCGGGCCGCTGCTGGCGGCGCTGGCCCGCGAGCGGGTAAGCACGTTTTGCGCGCCGCCCACGGTGTTGCGGCTGCTCATTCTGGAAGACCTGGCCGCCTACCCCCTCCACCTGCGCGAGTGCGTGAGCGCCGGCGAACCGCTTAACCCCGAGGTGATTGAAGCCTGGCAACGCGGTACGGGCCAGCTCATCCGTGACGGCTACGGGCAGTCGGAAAGCACGGCCATGATATACAACCTGCCCGGCAGCGCCGTGCGCCTGGGCAGCATGGGCCGGCCGTCGTTCATGTACGACATCGTGATTGCCGACGACGAGGGCTGCGAGCTGCCCAACCTGGCCGAGGGCCACATCGCGGTGCGCACCGACACCGGCCGGCCCAACGGCCTGTTCAGCGGCTACTTCGGCGAGCCCGCGCGGGCGGCCAGCGTGTTTCGCCACGGCCTCTACTACACCGGCGACAAGGCTTACCGCGACCCCGATGGCTACCTCTGGTTCGTGGGCCGCGACGACGACGTGATAAAATCGAGCGACTACCGCGTGGGTCCCTTCGAGGTCGAGAGCGTGCTCGTAGAGCACCCGGCCGTGGTGGAGGCCGCCGTGGTGGGCGTGCCGCATCCCATCAAAGGCCACGAAATCAAGGCGTTCGTGCTGCTCACGCCGGGCACGGCCCCTACCCCCGCCCTGGCCCGCGAGCTGCTGGCCTACGGCCGCACGCACCTCGCGCCCTACAAAATGCCGCGCATCCTGGAGTTCGTAACGGAGCTACCCAAAACCATCAGCGGCAAAATCCGGCGCGTGGAGCTGCGCGCCCGGCCCAGCGGCGCAGGGGGGGTAGGGGAGTTTTTCTACGAAAAAGCCGCGGAGTAGCTACCGCAGCGCCGCCAGCCCCGCGCAGAAATACCGGAAGCTGGCCGAGGCGTTGCGCGCCGGGTCGAGGTGCCGGCTGATATCGGCGGCCCAGCGCTGCTTCTGCTTGCCGGCCCGGTAGTGGCCCCCAGCTTGCAGCACCCGCCACAGCGTTTCCCAGGCATCCGGAATAGCATCGGGGTCGCGGTTAAGGCCAGCAAAATGGGTAGGGCGCACCCCCGGATAAGC
The genomic region above belongs to Hymenobacter psoromatis and contains:
- a CDS encoding DUF2141 domain-containing protein codes for the protein MNVLSLAALLLGSSVLSAGPPPRPAPATQTVTIVVSELASTQALVKLNFYNSPEKFLKDGQMALRMFVKPEGRKELSISVELTPGEWAVALSQDLNNNDKLDKNFLGIPTEPFAFSNNVKPRFSAPNFQQCKFLVEGPGQVVTITTWNDF
- a CDS encoding acyl-CoA synthetase, with protein sequence MQAYFRQFQRLAEAGAYHELAGQPLPKPEFFNWTTEILEGLHLAERPHQPALVLADDAGSQVITYAELAVRANQLLHYWRGAGVQPGQAVLLMVPVCAELWHTYVAGIKGGQLLIPAASILTVSDLEYRFGRLLPAVVIADAENAAKIDAAEQALGQRIGLKMLVGGPAAQRPGWVGFEVLDGLPEQAAAAPTRADDPLFLFFTSGTTGLPKVVTHTHFSYPVGHLSTAAWIGLRPADRHCNIAQAGWAKFAWSSFFAPLSVGATLVAYQGGGRFAGGPLLAALARERVSTFCAPPTVLRLLILEDLAAYPLHLRECVSAGEPLNPEVIEAWQRGTGQLIRDGYGQSESTAMIYNLPGSAVRLGSMGRPSFMYDIVIADDEGCELPNLAEGHIAVRTDTGRPNGLFSGYFGEPARAASVFRHGLYYTGDKAYRDPDGYLWFVGRDDDVIKSSDYRVGPFEVESVLVEHPAVVEAAVVGVPHPIKGHEIKAFVLLTPGTAPTPALARELLAYGRTHLAPYKMPRILEFVTELPKTISGKIRRVELRARPSGAGGVGEFFYEKAAE